In Propionimicrobium sp. PCR01-08-3, one DNA window encodes the following:
- a CDS encoding TetR/AcrR family transcriptional regulator C-terminal domain-containing protein, with protein MADKNQHRQSVRGAGTRWRIREAAMALFRDRTFTDVTVSVLAKAAGVYPNQITHHFGSKDALYIDAAFGLLLRDTERLKKAGRRVSTPDGLREVLARTALTMPSTTVVVSALALARGNPAVQPTVETGLNLLFRHSERFLEKELGEHGWTTDQGVGRAAKTFWSAVFGAVLISQAGFPGGPSSVDVAATLSLRPVDER; from the coding sequence GTGGCCGACAAGAATCAGCACAGGCAATCCGTTCGTGGTGCAGGCACGCGTTGGAGGATTCGCGAGGCCGCGATGGCCCTCTTCCGAGACCGCACGTTCACCGACGTCACGGTGAGTGTGTTGGCCAAGGCCGCCGGCGTCTACCCCAACCAAATCACCCACCACTTCGGCTCCAAGGACGCGCTGTATATCGACGCCGCATTCGGGCTTCTGCTGCGAGACACCGAACGCCTCAAGAAGGCAGGTCGTAGAGTGTCCACACCTGATGGTCTGCGCGAGGTGCTCGCCCGAACTGCTCTCACCATGCCATCTACGACCGTCGTGGTGAGCGCGCTCGCCCTCGCGCGCGGGAACCCCGCGGTGCAGCCGACGGTCGAGACTGGACTCAACCTCCTGTTTCGCCACTCCGAGCGGTTCCTGGAGAAAGAACTTGGCGAACACGGATGGACGACAGACCAAGGTGTCGGCCGGGCGGCGAAGACATTCTGGAGCGCGGTCTTCGGCGCCGTGCTTATCTCTCAGGCCGGCTTCCCAGGAGGGCCGTCCTCTGTCGACGTGGCGGCCACACTGTCGCTTCGCCCGGTTGATGAGAGGTAG
- a CDS encoding anthrone oxygenase family protein — MCVFLTSLLSVATVTNGLLAGVFFVFSCAVVPGLRRVDDRTFACAFQAINRAILNSWFLSVFIAAPVTGVACAALTIWKVSFMPTLIGAAAGGSLLTFAITAVKNVPLNNQLDRATLSSPEGLRVARQAFERPWTRWNLARTLTSLVAFGCFVVAGILA, encoded by the coding sequence ATGTGCGTTTTTCTGACGAGCTTGCTCTCGGTCGCCACCGTCACCAATGGGCTGCTCGCAGGAGTGTTCTTCGTATTCTCCTGTGCCGTCGTTCCCGGCCTCCGGCGTGTAGATGATCGTACATTCGCGTGTGCGTTCCAGGCGATCAACCGGGCGATCCTCAACAGCTGGTTCCTGAGCGTCTTCATCGCGGCACCCGTCACCGGGGTCGCCTGCGCCGCACTCACTATCTGGAAGGTGTCGTTCATGCCGACACTCATCGGTGCGGCTGCGGGCGGGTCATTGCTCACCTTCGCTATCACGGCGGTGAAGAACGTGCCACTGAACAATCAGCTCGATCGCGCGACGCTCAGCAGCCCGGAGGGTCTCCGAGTGGCGCGTCAAGCCTTTGAACGACCGTGGACGCGCTGGAACCTGGCACGCACGCTCACCAGTCTCGTCGCGTTCGGCTGCTTTGTCGTTGCCGGGATCCTCGCATAG